DNA sequence from the Salvia splendens isolate huo1 chromosome 19, SspV2, whole genome shotgun sequence genome:
GTCAGATGGTGTATATATATGtaccatatttctttttttaaagcTGTATATGCACCTCATTTCTTTTCCCGCGTGAGCAGGAGGTATATTGCAATGGTGGGTATGTGCCGGATCGTTGGACACAGGAGTCAGCTTATCATGCTATTGCTTCTGCTATCACAAAATTTGATGAACATCATCCTTGTTCATTTTCAAGATAGGTAGAGCACTTTCTTTTATTCTTGATGATgctaatttaatttatgttccACTGATGCATTTTCCTGTGTATATACAGTTCAAATGCTCATGATTATAGACATTCTCAGAAGGCAATCACATATGACTCCTCTCTTGATTATAAAGAGGACATGCTTTCGCTTTGTGGAGAACTAGTTTCAGTTCTTGAGAGACTTGAATCGCTGAGTGAGGTATGCTGCCTAAGTTGATATTTTGCCTTGGTGAATTCTCAATTCAgtaattttgttgttttttggtGAATATGGTTCAAGTATTAATATCAGTTATATCCTGATAGAAAATCGTAAAACCAGACCCAAGCCTCTTGCAGTCTAAACTCATCTTTGCTCACCTATTGTAACTTCTTATCAGTTATGTAATTCCCTCCTGTTACTCTTGGCCTGACGTTGAATGTTGATTCACAGGACAAAACAGGGAACAGCCTTGAAGTTTTCCGTCGGTTAGCCCGATCACTGAAGGAAATGTCACTTCAGAAGCAATATCTTCTTGATGTTTGAGGGTGTGTTTTCTTTGTATGTCAAACGTGGGAAGGCATTCTGCTTTGTATTTATCCTATCTCCTTAAATCGAATAGAATAACTTTGTATGGCTTTATATGAATCAAATGTAGATTTGAGCTTCTATTTATGTAACGTTGTATTGGTTTATAGTGTACAATTAAGAGCCCCTTCCAATTTTCCTCCGAATGTATTTTCCTTCTGATAAATATAGTATTGAGACAACTTAGAATTCAATCTGCTGATCCAAAATAACTGTATGATTGTATGTTGCTTGCATTCAAACAATTAAGATTTTCAAGTAACAACCAAGtcaatttctgaattttgtgtGAAAAACTCAATGCACAATAGTCAATTTTGGCATATTTGGTAGATAAGATGAGGCCCATGTTAGGAACTTAAAAGTCCCATCTTGTTTGGTAGTATGTTAAGATAACACAAGATAATTAAAGTAAGATGAGTTTTAAGATAAAGTTGGGTTTTAAGTGCTTAACATGAGCCTTATCTACCAAACAATCAAATATGcttatataaattataagtaTACTAAACAAAAGGAAATCATGTTTAGTAGGATATACAACTCTATCTAGGGATAAAAGTATATCAACAAAATAAAAGAGGACGTTTGATTGCGCTATAAGTCATCAAATCACAAAATTGGAATGATCAGTTAGACAACCATACACCTCTACGGCTCTAACTAAGCATTCATAATCATAGAGATAGAGGTGAATTCTCTCGCCAAATGCAGCTCTAACATCTCCACTACTTTTATTTTGGAGATTAAGCCTGATTCCATGATATTCACTGCAATCTTTCTAGCTTAGGCAACATTCCTAGTAGTGGCATGGGGTCGTCAACAAGACAACTATTAACCAACTTCAAGAAAGAAATGTTACAGAGGCATATTACTGAGACCGGCGAGGCGTCCATCCAATTTAAGTGTAACGAGACAAGAAGGAATACCATCGGTGGGCATGCTCTTGAAACGAGACCCTCTTAATGATAGATAGTTAAGCTCCTTCATCTTATTAGACAAGGCAAACAAGATACCTCCTATATTTGACGACTCCTCAATTTCAATCCCTAGTTTCCGGAGTTTAGTCGTCAACGGCCACCACTCAGCACATGTCCAATTCTCAGCTGAGACGTAGGTTAAGCTCTCAAcacccaaaacaaataaaaacaaaggCTCTCGGAAAATGATATTAGTCATGTAGAGGCGGCGTAGGCTACTCATTTCCCATATAATATCCGGCACCTCCACCATACAGTTTAGAGCTATATCAAGATCCTCAAGCACCCCAACGACCGTGGCAGCTCTTGTATGTAATTGTTTCTCAATCCCAAGTATCTTAGTGCCGATACTCTCTGGTAATATCTTGATCCCAAAATCTTCCAAGTCGAGTATCTTAAGTAGCTGAAAATTCTGCCAATAAGACGGACTGGCATCCAAGTGACCATCTCCACGGAAGAAGAGAGAAACAAAAAGTTTATCATGGTTGTCGGAGTAAACGAGCCTGTCCCTGCTGCAATAGATAGCACGATGGAGCGGAGTCTGAGACGATCGGCTGGTTACATTGTTCCTTGCAATCTGAAACCCTAATTCCTCCACTGCTTTTTTGGTGGATAGCTTGTGTAGTAGAGGGTTGACACAAAATCTTTTTATCGGAAAGTCATTCACTTCAACAATCAACTCTTTAACCATTTGATGTAAAGACTGTGTAATTTCTTCTTCTGAGGCGATTCCTCCTGCAGCCCATGTCAGTATCATTAACTTTTCTGTCCTCACAGTTGTGTTTTGCTTAAAGAAGGCGAGACGCAAGAAACATGACACCAATATGGCATCAAAATCAAAGGATTCAAGAATATGTTCCCATTCACTCCCTGCTTGTCTCTTTTCAGCTAACTGCCTTCCCACATATTTTATAGCTAATGGAAGACCACCACATTCTGCCAACAACTGCCTTGCCATACTCTTGAATTCAGTTGGGAATTGGTTCTCACCTTTTAATGTGTTTCCACTGAATATTGTTTTCGAAAACAATTGCCTGCTCTTTGTAGCATCCAAAAATCTCATCTTATGAACGTAATCGACGAGTGCTTGTGCCAGCAACAATCTACTCCCATTCTCTGCCAACCATGCATACAAATAAAGGATAtcataaaaaattgtttgacaaaatattcaaataattggaGATTTTGagattaaaatattattgtgCATTTCTCAACCATTTACCCAAGAGAAAATTCCAGTATATATACATACTTATATAGTACTTCAAAGCTTTTAATTTCCAATCCAATACTTGGTACCTACCATAAACATATTCagattttgaaattgaattctATTATTCCTACTATTTGAATTTCATATCCGAAGTAGGTAGTTGGAATTCCAcacatatataatatagtacACATATTGCACATACATAAAAGTGAAGGTACCTTCATCCGGAAGACCATTGACGATAGATCTCAAGCACATTTCTTATCGAAAACTATGAGATATCACATTCCTCGTAGGTGTTGGCGAAGCATTTGCTTGAGACTTAAGTTGTCTGAATATTCTATTTTCTTCAACAACTATCCCCTCACAATCTATCACTTGTTGTATTATTTCGATAAGTATCTCTTTATAGCTGAAGTTACTAGCTAGGAACACATACCCAAGCACGGCACTCAAATTGACGAACAATGGCTCCATGGTTGTATATGTGCCTAGCAAGAGTTGTCTTGCCTATACCAATCATGCCTGTAATAGTTGAAGTCTGAAGGCATTGTTCCTTATTCAAAATCGCTCTTCCAAACAGCAATTCCACATCTCTTTCCAAGCCAACCACAtctccatcatcatcatcttcttgttcAATCACAACATTTTCTGATCTCAACTTAGACATTTGCATTTTTACCTCCATGATGTGAGGGCATTTGCCATGTTTGTTGTTACAATGTCTAGGTTGGACATACTCTGCCATGATTCAAGAAACTCAGCCCATTCATTCGCCATCGACGTCCTCTCTAACTTCCCAATCACCCATAGGATGAGGGCTTTTGCCATGTTTGTTGCTACGGACATGCTTTGCCAGAACTCGACAAGGTCTTCCCATTCACTCCCCGACGCTTAGCTGCCTACCAACATCTTCTATAGCTAATGGTAGACCACAACATTGTGTGTTCAGTATCTCTCTTCCCTTTTCCTCCAACTGCTTTGGGAACTTGTTCTCGTTGCCACTGGATATTGTTTTCAGAAACAATTGCCAGCTACTAACAGCATCCAAAGGAATCACCTCATAATTGTAATAAATGATGCCTTCTCCGTAACAAGTTTGGCTCGTGAGTAGCAATCTACTCTCATTATCTGCTTACattagagttgtgatcataatGAGAACCACATTAAAATATGAACCGAGAACTATATATATCAGTTTGCTGATTCATTAATATCTGATGTTCACTGAAGTTAGATAAAAAAGAGGAATACATAAGCAAAAACACATAAGAAAGTACCTTCATCCGGGAGACATGCCAATAAATATTGCAAGCACATTTCTTGGCGCAAGATGTCGAGAACTATGAAATATCGTTTTCCATGCAAGTGTTGGTGAAGCATCTGTTTGAGACTCTGATTATCCTCATACTTTATAACTTAAGTCAGCAGAAACACATAGCCAAGCACAACACTCGAATCTACTAACAACGTCAGGATTGTTGTACACTTGTCTAGCAAGAGTCGTCTTCCCAATACCAACCATGCCTGTGACGCTAGAAGTCTGAAGGCCTTGTTCCTCATTAAAAACCACTCTACGAAGCAACAATTCCACGTCTTTCTCTAATCCCGCCACATGTTcatcatcagcatcatcatcacAGCCTTGTGATCTCTGCGCCTCCGCATCATCATCTCCCAATTTGAACATTCGCAGTCTCACCTCAACGATAGATCTAGTGAGGAAAGAGGCGTTATCACCCTTGGTGCACAGGGACAGGGCTTCGCGTACCATATCAACAATGTCACATGTGAAATAGTGCAGGCTGCTCCTATATCCAGATTTAATCTCTCCCATGGCTTCCTGAATAATGCACACTACCGGAATCCGGTGATCTCTCCAGCTTCTGTATCATCCATAAGATGAGGGCTTTCGAAATGTTTGTTGCTACCATGTCATGGTTGGACATGCACTCCCAGAATTCAACAATGTCTTCCCATTCACTCCCAGACTCTCATCTTTTATAGTTGATGGCAGACCGCAGCACTTTCTCAACATCTCTCTTCCCTTTTTCTCCAACTGCTTTGGGAATTTCTGCTCTTTATTGCCACTTAATATTGTTTTCAACAACAATTCCCAACTCCTAGCAGAATCCAAACAACTCATCTCACAATAGAATTAGATGCTTTCTTCTATACGCGGAGTTCGGTTTGTCAGCAGCAATCTACTTCCTTTGTCTGCTTTGCTTACACACGAAGGATTGGAGAATTACTGATCTACTATTATGCaacaaaaattataaagtttggTCTAATTTCCACtaacacatttttctttctatcttacAAAAATGAGTTGTTGGTTTCTGTAATTCGAATACCATATTTTCCTTTCAATATTTGTTTATGCTGTATCTACATTTCACAAAGAATTTTCCTTACTTAGTGGATAgtaatcaatttttaaaattgcaaGCTTTTCTAAGAGATGCAACAAGGCCTAGATAAGCAAGAAAGATGAATTAAAGTACCTTGATGTGGAAGAGCTTTGAGGATAGATCTCAAACACATTTGTTCTGGCCAGTCGTCGAGAACTATGAAATATGGCACTCCATCCAGACGTTGGTGAAGTATCTGTCTGAGATTTCGATTATCCCCATATTCGAATTTCCTTAATAACAAAGAATCTCTTTCGAGTTCCTCGGGATGTACCACCTGTTTTGTTTTATCTGTTTCACTAGTACCTCCTTATGACTCAACTCACTTGAGACACAAACCCAAACCCGAACCTCAAATCGATCTCTCTCGTCTGCATGGTTGTATATTTGCCTTGCAAGAGTAGTCTTTCCAACACCTGGGATGCCACTAATACTCAAACTCTGAAGGCCCTTTTCCTCACTGAAAATGGCTGAGCAAAACAGCAATTTGATATAAGTTTCGATGCCCACCACATGATCGTGGTCATCTACTTCAACTCCAACACTTTCGGCCCCATGAATTCCAAATATAAGCAAGCGCATTTTGATCTCACGAACCCATCTTTCTAGGAGAGAGAGCTTAGCAGGGACAGTCAAGTCATCCTTGACATTCAAGGCTTCATGAACCATATTGACGATGTCACTTATGTAATAATCGAGTCTGCTTCTCCCTCTCAATTTCTGTGTTCCAATAAAATCCTGAATACTTCTCATATCATTGATTACCTTTTCCGTCTTCCCGTTGCAGGTGGATTCTGGCAACTCAACTAGCGATCTCTCAAGCCTTTCTATCACCCGTGCGACGTGGATCTTTGCCATATTTGGTGTTACCTGCAAACTGCATGTAGAAATGAAGCCTTAAAACAGTAtacaaaaagaacaaaaagcagtgGAAGTAAACAGCCAATCCACAACTATCAGGCTCAGGACTAGTAATTGATTCAGCTCTAGATTGAATATTGAATaacactttttaaaaattttaatattcatAACAATACATCATATATAATCATatgaattaaattatatattcaaatctaTGAAATTACCTTTACGCAATTCTTCTTCTTGTTATGTATGCTCGTCTCGATCGTCGGATTGATATCTTTCGACCCAAAACAAAGTTGTTAGAGATAGTTGACTTAACTATACAAAGGTagtgttcggtttcctagataaaataataccaagatataatatATGATTGAgttgtaagattattttagtcatatggggttagctatgactaattatcctatgattattcatctaggattgagttggtGGACtaaatcttatgaaccaaacacactattaATTTAATCCCGAGATACAATCttacaaaccgaacaccccgAGTATAATGAGTTCAGAAATTTTGACGAATTAGTTGgcatgaataaaaaaaagtactactctATACATTCAAAATAGGAGAAGCATGAAGATGCAGCCACAACaacttgatattattttaagcAAATTAATTGTGTTTCCACACCTTCGTTGAATTGCAAACTATGTTCAAATCAGAAGAAGATGAAAAGGTAGAAAATAGTCTAAAACTAAATTTGCGCCACTTTCACCCAAAGTCACACCGACAGCGTTTTTTAAATCGAAGTCACATCACAATTCTGGGTACTATACATGCAATGTAATTTGTTTTTTGTGATTATGGCAATACTAATTAACGGCAATGATACAATCATTTAATATAGCTCAATTTTTCAGATGTCACGTTAATCATCAAGAATGTTGACTTCAT
Encoded proteins:
- the LOC121779134 gene encoding probable disease resistance protein At1g58390, which produces MGEIKSGYRSSLHYFTCDIVDMVREALSLCTKGDNASFLTRSIVEVRLRMFKLGDDDAEAQRSQGCDDDADDEHVAGLEKDVELLLRRVVFNEEQGLQTSSVTGMVGIGKTTLARQVYNNPDVSLKQMLHQHLHGKRYFIVLDILRQEMCLQYLLACLPDEDNESRLLLTSQTCYGEGIIYYNYEVIPLDAVSSWQLFLKTISSGNENKFPKQLEEKGREILNTQCCGLPLAIEDVGRQLSVGE
- the LOC121778613 gene encoding probable disease resistance protein At1g58390 — encoded protein: MCLRSIVNGLPDEENGSRLLLAQALVDYVHKMRFLDATKSRQLFSKTIFSGNTLKGENQFPTEFKSMARQLLAECGGLPLAIKYVGRQLAEKRQAGSEWEHILESFDFDAILVSCFLRLAFFKQNTTVRTEKLMILTWAAGGIASEEEITQSLHQMVKELIVEVNDFPIKRFCVNPLLHKLSTKKAVEELGFQIARNNVTSRSSQTPLHRAIYCSRDRLVYSDNHDKLFVSLFFRGDGHLDASPSYWQNFQLLKILDLEDFGIKILPESIGTKILGIEKQLHTRAATVVGVLEDLDIALNCMVEVPDIIWEMSSLRRLYMTNIIFREPLFLFVLGVESLTYVSAENWTCAEWWPLTTKLRKLGIEIEESSNIGGILFALSNKMKELNYLSLRGSRFKSMPTDGIPSCLVTLKLDGRLAGLSNMPL